A part of Saliniradius amylolyticus genomic DNA contains:
- a CDS encoding glutathione S-transferase family protein, whose protein sequence is MLKVYEHYCHLLIEKKEPNFLCNHASPIKRGFSMYTLYFIPGACSLATQAIINELGQDVNLVHKLEIDRFETLNPAGTVPVLKDGDKVLNEGVAIILYLLNKHKNRLIPDRGEGRHQAIENMMFANATMHPAYGKLFFAQANVTEPKARQQVFDAAAVAINKLWQVVEAKLEHTPYLGGHEISPADILLAVYSRWSEFFPVDIVLGPHTREMINAVLERESIQRAIQREQDYNARSEA, encoded by the coding sequence ATGTTGAAAGTGTATGAGCATTATTGTCATTTATTGATCGAAAAGAAAGAGCCAAACTTTCTCTGCAATCACGCATCACCCATTAAACGAGGTTTTAGTATGTATACCCTTTATTTCATTCCTGGCGCTTGTTCATTGGCTACGCAGGCCATTATCAACGAGCTGGGCCAGGACGTTAATCTGGTCCATAAGCTGGAAATCGACCGCTTTGAGACACTCAACCCCGCCGGGACTGTCCCCGTTCTGAAGGATGGCGACAAGGTGTTAAACGAAGGCGTGGCGATCATCCTGTATCTGCTCAACAAGCATAAGAATCGTCTGATTCCAGACAGAGGCGAGGGCCGACATCAGGCGATCGAAAACATGATGTTTGCCAATGCTACGATGCATCCCGCATACGGGAAGCTGTTTTTTGCGCAGGCGAATGTGACAGAACCGAAGGCGAGGCAACAGGTCTTCGACGCAGCAGCGGTGGCCATCAACAAACTGTGGCAGGTGGTAGAAGCGAAATTGGAGCACACACCTTACTTAGGGGGGCATGAAATATCGCCCGCCGACATTCTTCTGGCGGTGTATTCACGCTGGAGCGAGTTCTTCCCCGTGGACATCGTGCTGGGCCCACACACCCGGGAAATGATAAATGCCGTGTTGGAGCGAGAAAGCATACAACGTGCCATCCAGCGTGAGCAGGACTACAACGCACGGAGCGAGGCATAA
- a CDS encoding nuclear transport factor 2 family protein: MDTVQQQLEVMVNEYFLGLHTGKADRLAALFHQDCVLKAPGLRRTLDEWLADVATRPVPAHIGHPEEYKILSVELAGSQAMVKVACPLPHGNFTDYLGFLEEDGVWKIVNKMYAPATT, from the coding sequence ATGGATACCGTACAGCAACAACTGGAGGTCATGGTGAACGAGTATTTCCTTGGTCTCCACACAGGAAAGGCCGACCGTCTGGCAGCGCTGTTTCATCAGGATTGTGTACTCAAGGCTCCAGGGCTTAGGCGCACACTCGATGAATGGCTGGCCGATGTCGCAACACGCCCTGTACCGGCGCACATCGGACACCCTGAGGAATACAAGATCCTCTCGGTGGAACTGGCCGGAAGCCAGGCGATGGTGAAAGTGGCATGCCCGCTCCCTCATGGCAACTTTACCGACTACCTGGGTTTTCTTGAGGAGGACGGTGTCTGGAAGATCGTCAACAAGATGTACGCGCCAGCCACGACCTAA
- a CDS encoding tautomerase family protein, with the protein MPYVNIKVTDENVTTEQKRRLIQETTRLLADVLNKNPATTHVVIDEVSTDNWGVEGETVTELRKR; encoded by the coding sequence ATGCCTTATGTAAACATTAAAGTCACCGACGAGAACGTCACCACCGAACAGAAACGCCGGTTGATTCAGGAAACGACCCGACTGCTGGCCGATGTGTTGAACAAGAACCCTGCCACTACCCATGTGGTTATTGACGAGGTGTCGACCGACAATTGGGGCGTGGAGGGGGAAACTGTTACCGAGCTACGGAAACGATAA